A window of the Fusarium poae strain DAOMC 252244 chromosome 3, whole genome shotgun sequence genome harbors these coding sequences:
- a CDS encoding hypothetical protein (BUSCO:48972at5125) — protein sequence MSEQNRPAAPRIAIKFGTPSSNNNPKKLAKPNPPSALGKRPRPHALGGESDSEDDHNDHRGRHEKITGFGAEGAETERKVKDPRTEKKDYVIARQTNRDWRSEAKAQRKGKNLLPEEARDQQAGTTVETEPADQDKGLKWGLTIKEKTEDDKQDADLDPGDAKADNHDNDQKLPPKRSADDEAIDALLGKKEEENKVIHPTEEDAYRRDIQEAGEASTLDDYESMPVEEFGAALLRGMGWDGKSRGKVKEVKRRPKGLGLGAKELKGEEDLGKWNQNGQRNKRPRLDEYRREESKRKDSRRHEDSYKRERERERDRDSRHGHRDRDRDRDRDRDRERNRDGRHRSHRDYDRRH from the coding sequence ATGTCAGAACAAAACAGGCCAGCAGCGCCGCGGATAGCAATCAAGTTCGGTACTCCCTCGAGTAACAACAATCCAAAGAAGCTTGCAAAACCAAATCCGCCGTCGGCGCTAGGAAAGAGACCGCGACCACACGCTCTAGGAGGAGAATCTGATTCCGAAGACGACCATAATGACCACCGTGGACGACACGAAAAGATCACAGGATTCGGTGCGGAGGGCGCAGAAACTGAGCGCAAAGTGAAGGACCCAAGGACAGAGAAGAAAGACTACGTGATTGCTCGGCAAACCAACCGCGACTGGAGATCAGAGGCCAAAGCGCAGAGAAAGGGAAAGAATTTGCTTCCTGAGGAGGCTAGGGATCAGCAGGCCGGAACAACAGTCGAAACAGAGCCCGCGGATCAAGATAAGGGTTTAAAATGGGGTCTAACGATCAAGGAGAAAACCGAGGACGACAAACAGGATGCCGATCTAGATCCCGGCGATGCAAAGGCCGACAACCATGATAACGACCAGAAGCTACCTCCTAAACGTTCGGCAGACGATGAAGCTATCGATGCGCTATtagggaagaaggaggaagagaacaaGGTTATCCATCCAACCGAAGAGGACGCTTACCGTCGCGACATCCAAGAAGCGGGTGAAGCATCTACTCTCGACGACTACGAATCCATGCCTGTGGAGGAGTTTGGCGCAGCTCTCCTACGAGGTATGGGTTGGGACGGCAAGTCTCGTGGTAAAGTAAAAGAAGTCAAGCGACGTCCTAAGGGGCTCGGTCTTGGTGCCAAGGAGCTCAAAGGGGAGGAGGACCTGGGCAAGTGGAATCAGAACGGGCAAAGGAACAAACGACCACGCCTAGACGAGTACCGCCGAGAGGAGAGTAAACGAAAGGATAGTCGTCGACATGAGGACAGTTATAAGCGCGAGCGCGAGCGTGAAAGGGATCGAGACAGCAGGCATGGGCACCGTGACCGCGACCGTGATCGCGACCGTGATCGAGACCGCGAAAGAAACAGAGACGGCCGACACCGAAGTCATCGAGACTATGATCGGCGACATTGA
- a CDS encoding hypothetical protein (CAZy:GT1) — MDSQTEDNNNLKLEVSQKYSNEENEQQPATVITDDHGDLAFPAPVPRPILSPDSPLSPRSHKEVATPDAASSEERQQTRVHTQPAPVSEAPAQVLSKKSSVPKDRPKPTKTWQTEQPRRDHHRHHSYFRPGPARAGTSYLNKAIWQGPENTASNSRRSSSSSSDEEHRPTNRREPPSEDRKKGKASHKDLGDDKYGQFSVGNQNYQTSGKVKKDGRLRITVNETAGTGYLSKALGAAVNKMTPPSMEQAEKPSNLTIPESPRRSSSATAVADPKPQTRLNIVIMVIGSRGDAQPFLKIGKVLKEEYGHRVRIATHPAFRDFVEKDSGLEFFSVGGDPSELMAFMVKNPGLIPTLETFKAGDIGRRRAAMATMFDGFWRACTNATDDESDRQNLKMMGEKDPFVADVIIANPPSFAHIHCAEALGIPVHLMFTFPYTPTQAFPHPLASIKNSNVDPGYTNFISYPLVEMMVWQGLGDLVNEFRVKTLALDPVSTLWAPGATYRLHVPFTYLWSPGLVPKPQDWGSEIDVAGFVFLDLASTFEPPKELEDFIAAGDTPIYIGFGSIVVDDADKFTEMIFKAVEMAGVRALVSKGWGGLGGDDVPDNVFMLDNTPHDWLFPRVKACVIHGGAGTTAIALKCGKPTMIVPFFGDQNFWGKMVSSADVGPEPIPYKHLNAEKLAEGIEYCLSDKAREAAEKIAKRIAEEGDGAENAVKEFHRQLNLTSPSILRCSILQDRTAVWEVKGTNIKLGALAADMLVDNGQLTWKRLRLLRHKEWNDFEGPGEPVTGIAGSIAGTVGEAFHGVASVPYHWTKRTKSIRKKKSVKRSKKSKETNSEAPRNDTADPENPADGASLHTETTAEDAGGQYVGDMASGVERTATAIAKAPVDLSMALAQGFHNAPRLYGDNTVRRPIRVTGFHSGLRAAGHEFAYGIYDGFTGVVRLPIRGAKENGPIGFVKGTGMGLTGLVLKNLSAIVGPVGYTLKGVVKQAERSKTPQKYIRRARMAQGQREYKALPEDRQKQLEKEVMDGWHIMKELREKLQELEKKRGIAGQIDRVLIDTEVVFEDVDTAKKSLEALKQGKDLEEVVDPDQGRGRGEGKSRRDRSMSIRRSLNLTKRYGEKKRLASLADADGNMAEGGAGEKAPSGTDRLTVPAR; from the coding sequence ATGGATTCTCAAACAGAAGACAATAACAACCTCAAGCTCGAAGTATCGCAGAAGTATAGCAATGAAGAAAACGAACAACAACCCGCAACAGTAATTACAGACGATCATGGAGACCTCGCCTTTCCCGCCCCGGTTCCACGCCCGATACTGTCACCCGACAGTCCATTATCGCCGAGAAGTCACAAAGAGGTTGCCACTCCTGACGCTGCCTCAAGCGAAGAACGTCAACAAACAAGAGTTCATACACAGCCTGCACCTGTATCAGAAGCGCCTGCGCAGGTATTGTCAAAAAAGTCATCAGTTCCCAAGGACCGACCCAAGCCGACCAAGACATGGCAAACCGAACAGCCCAGGCGTGATCATCACCGCCACCATTCATACTTTCGACCCGGTCCAGCCAGGGCTGGTACATCATATCTGAACAAAGCGATCTGGCAAGGGCCTGAAAATACAGCATCCAACTCCAGGAGaagttcatcatcatcgtccgaCGAAGAACATCGACCGACCAACCGGCGGGAGCCCCCAAGTGAAGATCGGAAGAAAGGCAAGGCATCACACAAAGACCTTGGTGATGATAAATATGGCCAATTCAGCGTTGGTAACCAGAACTATCAAACATCTGGAAAGGTTAAGAAGGATGGCCGCTTGCGAATTACTGTCAATGAAACTGCAGGCACTGGATACCTGAGCAAAGCTCTGGGTGCAGCGGTCAACAAGATGACACCTCCAAGCATGGAACAGGCCGAAAAACCATCGAACTTGACAATTCCCGAGAGCCCACGTCGGTCATCCTCTGCGACAGCTGTGGCGGACCCAAAACCCCAGACCCGCCTGAACATCGTCATCATGGTTATTGGTTCGCGAGGAGATGCCCAGCCATTTCTAAAAATCGGTAAAGTTCTCAAGGAGGAATACGGACATCGTGTACGCATCGCTACGCACCCGGCGTTTCGTGACTTTGTGGAAAAGGATTCGGGGCTCGAGTTCTTTTCTGTTGGAGGCGACCCTTCCGAACTTATGGCCTTTATGGTTAAGAATCCTGGGTTGATACCAACACTTGAGACATTCAAGGCTGGAGATATTGGTCGACGACGAGCTGCCATGGCTACCATGTTTGATGGGTTCTGGCGTGCGTGTACCAATGCTACAGACGACGAGTCAGACCGTCAGAATTTGAAGATGATGGGTGAAAAGGATCCTTTTGTGGCAGACGTCATCATCGCCAACCCGCCAAGTTTTGCACACATTCACTGTGCCGAAGCGCTCGGAATCCCTGTTCACTTGATGTTTACCTTTCCCTATACTCCAACACAAGCTTTCCCGCATCCCTTGGCGAGCATCAAGAACTCCAACGTGGATCCAGGATACACAAACTTCATCTCTTACCCCTTGGTCGAGATGATGGTATGGCAAGGCTTAGGAGACCTGGTTAATGAATTCCGTGTCAAGACATTGGCCCTAGACCCGGTATCAACTCTCTGGGCACCAGGTGCGACCTATCGTCTGCATGTGCCTTTCACGTATCTGTGGTCACCGGGTCTTGTACCCAAGCCACAGGACTGGGGCAGTGAGATTGACGTAGCTGGCTTCGTATTCCTTGACTTAGCTTCGACCTTTGAGCCACCAAAGGAATTGGAGGATTTCATCGCGGCTGGAGACACTCCTATCTACATTGGATTTGGCTCCATTGTCGTCGACGATGCTGACAAATTTACTGAAATGATCTTCAAGGCCGTTGAAATGGCAGGGGTTCGTGCCTTGGTGTCGAAGGGTTGGGGTGGACTTGGAGGAGACGACGTCCCAGACAATGTTTTCATGCTCGACAACACTCCTCATGACTGGCTTTTCCCAAGAGTCAAAGCTTGTGTAATTCATGGAGGCGCGGGCACAACCGCCATTGCACTGAAGTGTGGCAAGCCAACAATGATCGTTCCCTTTTTTGGTGATCAGAATTTCTGGGGCAAGATGGTGAGCAGCGCAGACGTCGGCCCTGAACCAATTCCCTACAAACATCTCAACGCAGAGAAACTCGCAGAAGGCATTGAGTATTGTCTCTCAGACAAGGCAAGAGAAGCCGCAGAAAAAATCGCAAAGCGAATTGCAGAAGAGGGTGATGGTGCTGAAAATGCTGTCAAGGAGTTCCACCGACAGTTGAACCTCACATCTCCTAGCATTCTACGATGCTCCATCCTCCAAGACCGCACAGCTGTCTGGGAAGTCAAAGGAACCAATATCAAGTTGGGTGCCTTGGCTGCTGACATGCTTGTTGACAATGGCCAGCTGACCTGGAAGCGCTTGAGACTCCTCAGGCATAAAGAATGGAATGATTTCGAAGGCCCCGGAGAGCCTGTCACTGGAATTGCTGGTTCCATTGCTGGCACGGTTGGTGAAGCATTCCATGGCGTTGCCAGCGTTCCTTACCATTGGACAAAAAGGACAAAGTCGAtcagaaaaaagaagagcgTGAAAAGGTCAAAGAAATCCAAGGAGACCAACAGTGAAGCACCGCGAAACGATACAGCAGATCCTGAAAACCCAGCGGACGGTGCTTCGCTGCACACCGAGACGACAGCCGAGGACGCAGGCGGACAGTACGTTGGCGATATGGCGAGTGGTGTTGAGAGGACAGCTACGGCTATCGCTAAGGCGCCAGTCGACCTCTCGATGGCTCTGGCACAGGGGTTTCACAATGCTCCTCGACTATACGGTGACAACACGGTACGACGACCCATTCGAGTAACTGGCTTTCATTCCGGACTTCGAGCAGCCGGGCACGAGTTTGCCTATGGTATCTACGATGGTTTCACAGGAGTTGTTCGTCTTCCGATCCGCGGAGCGAAAGAAAATGGGCCAATTGGGTTTGTCAAGGGTACAGGTATGGGCTTGACAGGGCTCGTACTCAAGAATTTGTCTGCTATTGTTGGTCCGGTCGGTTACACGCTGAAGGGCGTTGTGAAGCAGGCCGAACGGTCCAAGACGCCTCAGAAGTACATCCGCCGGGCTCGCATGGCTCAAGGACAGAGAGAGTATAAGGCACTCCCAGAAGATCGGCAGAAACAACTAGAGAAGGAGGTAATGGACGGGTGGCATATCATGAAGGAGCTAAGAGAGAAACTCCAggagttggagaagaagcgtGGTATCGCAGGGCAGATCGACCGGGTCCTTATCGATACCGAGGTCGTGTTCGAAGACGTGGACACTGCCAAAAAGTCGTTGGAAGCGCTCAAGCAAGGGAAGGACCTTGAAGAAGTGGTAGATCCTGATCAAGGCCGCGGTCGTGGTGAAGGAAAGTCTCGCCGGGATCGAAGCATGTCGATTCGAAGATCGTTGAATTTGACAAAGAGATACGGAGAGAAGAAACGCCTCGCATCACTGGCTGATGCCGATGGCAACATGGCCGAAGGTGGAGCTGGAGAGAAAGCCCCTTCTGGAACGGATAGATTGACCGTGCCAGCAAGGTAG